A single genomic interval of Drosophila virilis strain 15010-1051.87 chromosome 2, Dvir_AGI_RSII-ME, whole genome shotgun sequence harbors:
- the thw gene encoding serine-rich adhesin for platelets, giving the protein MLPSKGISVHKMRRTQIHLLCCALLLVAYLSQASAETKLRTPARILAKQTGATQFEEERYETHTNCNEHKHHLKKRASDEDVDYEVYQGVVGRPGIDFPIYPRIPKTTFSCRSYGNGYFADMETDCQVFHICEEGRKISFLCPNGTIFQQSELTCDWWFKVNCLGSSGYYAESAEILNKQRVHRVRPSVPVQGFNIVGGGLNIKPKVTPAVGQGRASTRAGSKSDRRIDSTEDLHASLESVDFDDVSGEKQRKVLPSIDNNNNEHETQIAAESSSFVSGANKRRNNNNSNGNSNSNPNSNDDATILKPTRSRSSSSSSQERSTKVRGESRERARNGQRGQQRYKELDSEEQQSKEKNRDKLKDKPEFYETHSIRPVQHTTPYYTPSSYSTVRRLEPSKSTPYYTPTVPSVPKSKSTEGKLNYIKGVHSATTPNPNRFGSAGISSLFLESSQAPKSAKPTASASLELDSTYRPVIIGMRHHYDVAGSGELKRLALSINSNTEQAAKKSESNRVIVPTTPAPTATSSGPTYLPKVGAVVPRSNAEAAGGESLLFAPNPVNEESVYRNVQDMLKTVSLLKDQFEDVELNAQPASNARAGLEIPPSSGPDALVSLAKYFAQEHNESSNALLKPVKSVVHTKLSAKPPAPAPLLPTVKPSDTTATLTTSETPPSISEQADDIKQSLLSAKTVQKYSNLFGLKVAKGRGSAEGQADISTGLLSAQLNETQLPAKSADYQPFPQIGSTGSTIGALAEKPESRKIAQIFSNALTSYLDNPGSFRAELAARARPTEPPNFKPVTTTDSTLFSDGTAKYYLPTKPSPDVTTPQNIAFEINHKFDSTPAPEYSTTTELYELSTSRAHDSELELSGELSPASLDSGEGDESLQQQQTQSFVKSRNDLLQDARPQKLITTHKPTENPWALKSQTDFLDPLTINDALMKEQRTTTTTTTTTSTSTPFTYSPRSLGGSTTGAQTTTSTPAHYEWDDIFRSYDIPRDALPSSTGLQRIANKLFGGLNEQEALHLRNVMAKAEHDRQVLSLLLLLIQTCDDSNGKALERSRKHLLNALIDIDSKLPGKNVARQQLATTTTRVPVTTFRRTGNADYYTSTTAPGYTTSTEQPLSTSTSTAPGSYEETTKFEIRVEDVDDADLAATTPATAPAPAHTEIHSDRRALELLKSLYSLASKFSSRR; this is encoded by the exons CGCTCCTCCTGGTGGCATATTTAAGCCAAGCCAGTGCAGAAACCAAG CTCCGCACGCCGGCCCGCATTCTGGCTAAGCAGACAGGCGCCACACAGTTTGAGGAGGAACGCTATGAGACACACACGAACTGTAATGAGCACAAGCATCATCTGAAGAAGCGAGCCTCCGACGAGGATGTGGACTATGAGGTTTATCAGGGCGTAGTAGGACGACCGGGCATTGATTTTCCCATCTATCCGCGCATACCAAAGACCACGTTCAGTTGTCGCTCCTACGGCAACGGCTACTTTGCAGATATGGAAACGGATTGTCAG GTCTTTCACATTTGCGAGGAAGGTCGCAAAATCTCGTTCCTCTGTCCCAATGGTACCATATTCCAGCAGAGCGAACTCACCTGCGACTGGTGGTTCAAGGTCAATTGCCTCGGCTCCTCGGGCTACTACGCTGAAAGCGCTGAGATCCTCAACAAGCAGCGCGTGCACCGCGTTCGCCCCTCGGTGCCAGTGCAGGGCTTCAATATTGTGGGCGGCGGCTTGAATATCAAGCCCAAGGTGACACCTGCTGTGGGTCAGGGGCGTGCGAGCACACGTGCGGGCAGCAAATCCGATAGGCGCATCGATTCCACGGAGGATCTGCATGCCTCGCTGGAGAGCGTTGACTTCGATGATGTCTCTGGGGAGAAGCAGCGCAAGGTGCTGCCCAGCAttgataacaacaacaatgaacatGAGACGCAAATCGCAGCCGAGAGCTCATCCTTTGTCAGTGGTGCGAACAAGagacgcaacaacaacaacagcaatggcaaTAGCAATTCCAATCCCAACAGCAATGATGATGCAACCATATTGAAGCCTACACGCAGTCGCAGCAGTAGCAGCTCCTCACAGGAGCGCAGCACAAAGGTGCGCGGTGAGTCCAGAGAGCGTGCGCGCAACGGACAACGTGGACAGCAGCGGTATAAGGAGCTAGACAGCGAGGAGCAACAGAGCAAGGAGAAGAACAGGGATAAGCTAAAGGATAAACCCGAGTTCTACGAGACACACTCGATCCGCCCCGTGCAGCACACTACGCCCTATTACACACCCAGCAGCTACTCAACGGTGCGCCGCCTGGAGCCCAGCAAATCGACGCCCTACTACACTCCCACTGTGCCCAGCGTACCGAAATCCAAGTCCACCGAGGGTAAGCTGAATTACATTAAAGGCGTCCATTCCGCAACCACGCCCAATCCGAATCGCTTTGGCAGCGCTGGCATCTCAAGTCTATTCCTGGAATCCTCTCAGGCGCCCAAGAGCGCCAAGCCCACGGCCAGCGCGAGCCTGGAGCTGGACAGCACATATAGGCCTGTGATCATAGGCATGCGCCATCATTATGATGTGGCCGGCTCTGGGGAGCTGAAGCGTCTCGCGCTGAGCATCAACTCGAATACGGAGCAGGCGGCAAAAAAGAGCGAAAGCAATCGTGTAATCGTGCCCACAACACCAGCGCCGACAGCGACGAGCAGTGGACCCACCTATTTGCCCAAAGTAGGTGCCGTTGTGCCCAGATCCAATGCAGAGGCAGCTGGGGGTGAATCGCTGCTGTTTGCACCGAATCCCGTAAATGAGGAGTCCGTTTATCGCAATGTGCAGGATATGCTGAAGACTGTAAGTCTTCTGAAGGATCAATTCGAAGATGTCGAGTTAAATGCACAGCCTGCATCAAATGCACGCGCTGGCCTAGAAATACCGCCCTCATCCGGCCCAGATGCGCTCGTCTCGCTGGCCAAGTACTTTGCCCAGGAGCACAATGAGTCAAGCAATGCTCTGCTCAAGCCGGTGAAGAGTGTGGTGCATACCAAGCTCTCCGCGAAGCCGCCGGCACCGGCACCCTTATTGCCAACGGTGAAGCCATCGGATACGACAGCCACACTGACCACTTCCGAGACACCTCCCAGCATTAGCGAGCAGGCGGACGATATCAAGCAAAGTCTGCTCAGCGCAAAGACCGTGCAGAAATATAGCAATCTCTTTGGCCTAAAGGTAGCCAAGGGTCGTGGCTCAGCTGAGGGTCAGGCTGATATTAGCACAGGCCTGCTCTCTGCCCAGCTGAATGAGACGCAGCTGCCGGCCAAGTCAGCGGACTACCAGCCCTTTCCACAAATTGGCAGCACGGGCTCAACAATAGGCGCACTGGCAGAGAAGCCGGAGTCGCGCAAAATAGCGCAAATATTCTCAAACGCTTTGACCAGCTATCTGGACAACCCCGGCAGCTTTCGGGCAGAGCTAGCGGCGCGTGCGCGACCCACCGAGCCGCCAAACTTCAAGCCAGTGACGACAACAGATTCCACCTTATTCAGCGACGGCACGGCCAAGTATTATCTGCCCACGAAGCCCTCGCCGGATGTGACCACGCCGCAAAACATTGCGTTCGAAATCAATCACAAGTTCGACTCAACGCCAGCTCCGGAGTACTCCACCACCACAGAGCTGTACGAGCTGAGCACCAGCAGAGCACACGATTCGGAGCTGGAGCTGTCAGGGGAGCTGTCGCCGGCCAGTCTCGATTCCGGCGAAGGAGATGAGTctctgcaacagcagcagacgcaGTCGTTTGTCAAATCACGCAACGATTTGCTGCAGGATGCACGTCCTCAAAAGCTCATCACAACGCACAAGCCCACCGAAAATCCGTGGGCGCTGAAATCTCAAACGGATTTCCTCGATCCGCTGACCATCAACGATGCTTTAATGAAGGAGCAGCGCACAACGaccacaacgacaacaacaaccagcacGTCCACGCCATTTACTTATTCGCCCAGATCGCTGGGCGGTAGCACGACAGGCGCACAGACGACCACGAGCACGCCAGCGCACTATGAGTGGGATGATATATTCCGGAGCTATGATATACCACGAGATGCGCTTCCCTCGAGCACCGGTCTGCAGCGCATAGCCAATAAGCTGTTCGGCGGACTCAACGAGCAGGAAGCGCTGCATTTGCGCAATGTCATGGCCAAGGCAGAGCACGATCGCCAGGTGCTAAGCCTGTTACTGCTGCTTATCCAAACCTGTGATGATAGCAATGGCAAGGCACTGGAACGCTCCCGCAAGCATCTGTTAAATGCGCTCATCGACATCGACAGCAAGTTGCCCGGCAAAAACGTAGCcaggcagcagctggcaacgACTACGACGCGTGTGCCCGTAACCACATTCCGGCGCACCGGTAATGCGGATTACTATACGAGCACCACGGCACCCGGCTATACGACCAGCACTGAGCAGCCGCTCTCGACCAGCACCAGCACGGCGCCGGGCAGCTATGAGGAGACCACAAAATTCGAGATACGTGTCGAGGATGTGGACGATGCTGACTTGGCCGCAACAACGCCAGCGAcggcgccagcgccagcgcacACAGAGATCCATTCGGATCGTCGTGCCCTGGAGCTGCTAAAGTCATTATATTCGCTGGCATCGAAGTTTAGCAGCAGGCGATAG
- the LOC6632336 gene encoding uncharacterized protein encodes MLLQRYAALLAVFLLLWCGSGAQLQVQAQSGYNYVRPELPTTAGGGAIATRLQPGAYPTGTALPLTPAPATAYGAGLFPSPAVSYTPSGQATTAFGAPATAPVGSVPNLPRRPTGSGLQSASSAARGGPYGPQPQYSNTAGASSGARVPLADDYNDGADGDYSAIPGEPGVDYPVYAQVPRTNFDCSQQPLPGYYADIEAQCQVFHICALNRTYSFLCPNGTVFSQETLVCVWWNQYDCVSAPSLYANNAYIYDYSGTSSSSSSSNLNLNANVYRGGSQPVNTAYGAVAPSTPAGGALRATGAPQIAGYNAQRGAYASPSPTPTQAQSLYGAGAIIRPAGVSGTVSAPGANRLAPATAAAGLAATAAGLLPDNAVGSFAQPVVAVGNREYLPPATVSQRQQRTQA; translated from the exons atGCTGCTACAACGTTACGCCGCCCTCTTGGCAG TTTTCCTGCTGCTCTGGTGCGGAAGTGGCGCCCAATTGCAGGTGCAG GCACAAAGCGGCTATAACTATGTGCGCCCGGAGCTTCCCACCACGGCAGGCGGCGGAGCAATAGCGACTCGTTTGCAGCCTGGTGCCTATCCCACGGGCACAGCTCTGCCCTTGACGCCTGCGCCGGCCACAGCCTATGGCGCCGGATTGTTTCCTTCGCCAGCTGTGAGCTATACGCCGAGTGGACAGGCAACGACTGCTTTTGGAGCACCTGCCACAGCTCCCGTTGGCAGCGTCCCCAATCTGCCAAGACGCCCTACTGGCTCTGGTTTACAGAGCGCATCATCTGCAGCCCGCGGCGGTCCTTACGGCCCACAGCCGCAGTATAGCAACACAGCAGGGGCATCGTCGGGTGCACGTGTGCCCCTTGCGGATGATTACAACGACGGCGCCGATGGTGACTACTCAGCCATACCCGGAGAGCCCGGCGTGGACTATCCCGTATACGCCCAAGTGCCACGCACCAATTTCGACTGCTCACAACAACCACTTCCGGGCTACTATGCGGACATTGAAGCCCAGTGCCAGGTATTTCACATATGTGCACTCAATCGCACCTACTCCTTCCTGTGTCCCAATGGCACAGTGTTTAGCCAGGAGACGCTGGTCTGTGTGTGGTGGAATCAATATGACTGCGTCTCGGCGCCCAGTCTGTACGCTAACAATGCCTACATCTATGACTATAGTGGTACCAGCTCTAGCTCCAGTTCCAGCAATCTAAATCTGAATGCCAATGTATATCGAGGTGGTTCGCAGCCTGTGAATACGGCCTACGGTGCAGTTGCTCCATCTACCCCTGCAGGTGGCGCGTTGCGGGCTACTGGTGCCCCACAGATTGCAGGCTACAATGCACAACGTGGAGCCTATGCCTCACCCTCACCCACGCCCACACAAGCGCAATCTTTGTATGGTGCAGGCGCCATTATACGCCCGGCTGGTGTCTCAGGCACTGTGTCTGCTCCGGGTGCCAATCGCTTAGCGCcagccacagctgctgctggtctgGCGGCCACCGCGGCGGGCTTACTGCCCGACAACGCTGTGGGCAGCTTTGCTCAACCTGTCGTTGCCGTTGGCAATCGTGAGTATCTGCCACCGGCCACCGTAAGCCAACGCCAACAACGCACTCAAGCATAG